In Sporomusaceae bacterium FL31, the following are encoded in one genomic region:
- a CDS encoding peptide ABC transporter substrate-binding protein: MLANSKIFCIVFIAMLLLAGCGGLKTETKQSNKPQIQSGGQLSYGSIQEPNMLNPLLSDMLATSEVARLIFNGLVTTNDKGEWMGDLAVQVPTIQNGGVSQDGLTVIYKLRQDVVWHDGVPLTAQDVVFTWQTIMNPKNSVVTRDGYDKIASIETQDQYTVEIKFKEYYAPYLTLFSTILPKHILESVDINKSQFNRAPIGTGAFKFKEWRIADAIVFEANPAYFRGKPNLSTFVYKIFPDPNIMLTQLKSGEIDIVSNINFTQFDQVKAVSGYNTMISPNMIWEHLDFNLDNSLFQDIRIRKAIALGIDRQALINQTLRNVASPAFGDQSPLSWAYNPAIAGGGRDVTAARDLLIQAGWKQGPDGVFMKDGQKLSFSLVTTGGNKVRETVAEAIAGQLREVGIIMEVRLIDAPRFFSDIIKNRRFETAMYAWVAGLDPDNKNLWNSRKIPSLTNGYEGQNYPGWRNAEVDSLTEQGARAVDLDVRKLAYFRIQEILLQESPIVPLYYRANIDAVKPTIVNYKPNPTPAGNLWNSWELGIAAK, encoded by the coding sequence ATGTTGGCAAATAGCAAAATTTTTTGCATAGTTTTCATAGCAATGCTTTTATTAGCTGGTTGTGGTGGTTTAAAAACAGAGACAAAGCAATCTAATAAGCCCCAAATCCAGTCAGGGGGACAATTAAGTTACGGGAGTATCCAGGAGCCGAACATGCTCAATCCGTTATTATCAGATATGTTGGCAACGTCAGAAGTTGCTCGGCTCATATTTAATGGCCTAGTTACAACAAATGATAAAGGTGAATGGATGGGTGATTTAGCTGTCCAGGTACCTACAATTCAAAACGGAGGAGTTAGTCAGGATGGTCTTACTGTTATTTATAAGCTAAGACAAGATGTTGTTTGGCATGATGGAGTTCCCTTAACGGCGCAAGACGTAGTGTTTACTTGGCAAACTATCATGAATCCGAAAAATAGTGTGGTCACAAGGGATGGCTATGATAAAATAGCTTCTATTGAAACGCAAGATCAATATACTGTCGAGATAAAATTTAAAGAATATTATGCTCCTTATTTGACGTTGTTTTCAACAATATTACCAAAACATATCTTAGAATCAGTAGATATTAATAAAAGTCAATTTAATCGTGCTCCGATTGGAACTGGTGCATTTAAATTTAAAGAGTGGCGTATCGCTGATGCTATTGTCTTTGAAGCCAATCCGGCTTATTTTAGAGGAAAACCCAATTTAAGCACATTCGTCTATAAAATATTCCCAGATCCTAACATCATGTTAACGCAATTAAAATCTGGCGAAATTGATATTGTCAGTAATATCAATTTCACACAATTTGATCAAGTCAAGGCTGTATCGGGTTATAACACGATGATATCACCGAATATGATCTGGGAACATTTAGACTTCAATTTAGATAATTCCTTATTTCAAGATATCAGGATTCGTAAAGCAATTGCTCTTGGAATTGATCGCCAAGCGCTGATTAATCAAACCTTACGTAATGTCGCCAGTCCAGCATTTGGAGATCAGTCACCGCTATCGTGGGCATATAACCCTGCTATTGCTGGTGGTGGGCGTGATGTGACGGCAGCTCGTGATCTTTTGATACAAGCAGGCTGGAAGCAAGGTCCTGATGGGGTTTTTATGAAGGATGGTCAGAAATTATCGTTTTCCCTTGTCACTACCGGTGGTAATAAGGTTCGTGAAACAGTAGCAGAAGCTATTGCTGGGCAGCTAAGGGAAGTTGGTATTATCATGGAAGTTCGATTGATTGATGCGCCACGCTTTTTTAGTGATATTATAAAAAACCGTCGTTTCGAAACTGCTATGTATGCATGGGTTGCTGGCCTTGACCCTGATAATAAAAACTTATGGAATTCTCGCAAGATTCCCTCCCTAACAAATGGCTATGAAGGTCAGAATTATCCTGGTTGGCGGAATGCCGAGGTCGATTCTCTTACAGAGCAGGGCGCTCGCGCAGTTGATCTCGATGTGCGTAAACTTGCATACTTTAGAATACAGGAAATCCTGCTTCAAGAAAGTCCTATTGTACCGTTATATTATCGGGCCAATATTGATGCGGTTAAACCCACGATAGTTAACTATAAGCCTAACCCAACACCGGCGGGGAATCTATGGAATTCATGGGAGCTAGGTATTGCTGCTAAGTAG
- the carA gene encoding carbamoyl-phosphate synthase small chain, which translates to MKGKLILEDGSVFYGNMLQDTSAVGEVVFNTGMTGYQEILTDPSYCGQIVTLTFPLVGNYGVADLFEQSNQPYVRGFIISELCVNPSNWQSEGTLADYLKSRNIPCIYGVDTRAITRRIRSHGTMKGIIVPESTSEEETSKLFATPPKLDVVQEVTTKEIYRMPNKGPHVVVVDYGIKRNILNSLNKIGCDLTIVPAYTTADEIMAMKPDGIFLSNGPGDPKDVPEAIAVIKELLGKKPIFGICLGHQLIALALGADTYKLKFGHRGSNQPVKNLRTGRVHITSQNHGYSVHEESLAGKNLIITHRAVNDGTVEGMRHKDIPLFSVQYHPEAAPGPDDNTYLFDEFWTLLTEGK; encoded by the coding sequence ATGAAGGGTAAATTAATATTAGAAGACGGCAGTGTTTTTTATGGCAATATGTTACAAGATACCAGTGCGGTTGGCGAAGTGGTATTTAATACAGGTATGACTGGTTATCAAGAAATATTGACAGATCCATCCTATTGCGGACAAATAGTGACATTAACATTTCCTCTCGTAGGAAATTATGGCGTCGCCGATTTATTCGAACAATCCAATCAGCCATATGTGCGCGGTTTTATCATAAGTGAGTTATGTGTAAACCCAAGTAATTGGCAGTCTGAAGGTACGCTGGCTGATTACTTAAAGTCACGGAACATTCCTTGCATCTATGGCGTTGATACCAGAGCAATTACCCGCCGTATCCGCTCACACGGTACGATGAAAGGGATTATTGTTCCAGAGAGCACCAGTGAAGAGGAAACTTCTAAGTTATTTGCAACACCACCAAAGCTTGATGTTGTACAAGAAGTAACGACCAAGGAAATTTATCGGATGCCGAACAAGGGGCCTCATGTTGTCGTTGTAGATTACGGAATCAAGCGTAATATTTTAAACTCGCTCAATAAAATCGGCTGTGATTTGACGATAGTGCCTGCGTATACCACTGCAGATGAAATTATGGCAATGAAGCCGGACGGAATCTTTTTATCTAACGGGCCAGGAGATCCTAAAGATGTACCTGAAGCTATTGCAGTTATTAAAGAATTACTTGGCAAGAAACCTATCTTTGGAATATGCCTCGGACACCAGCTCATTGCGTTAGCGCTTGGAGCCGATACTTATAAACTTAAATTTGGTCACCGGGGTTCCAATCAGCCTGTTAAAAACTTAAGAACAGGACGCGTGCATATTACCTCTCAGAACCATGGTTATTCGGTGCATGAAGAATCACTTGCCGGCAAAAATTTAATCATTACTCACCGGGCAGTGAATGATGGCACGGTAGAGGGGATGCGTCATAAAGACATTCCACTATTCTCTGTCCAATACCACCCGGAAGCAGCTCCTGGGCCTGATGATAATACTTATCTGTTTGACGAATTTTGGACACTGCTTACGGAGGGGAAATAA
- the pyrB gene encoding aspartate carbamoyltransferase, with amino-acid sequence MTKSRQVSLRNKNILGLENMSVAEMELVLDTAKEMKNIIDRDIKKVPTLRGKSIINLFFEPSTRTRTSFELAGKYLGADVVNITTSASSVVKGESLRDTLMTVEAMGVDVIVMRHAAEGAAQYAANTVSPIIINAGDGAHEHPTQGLLDMFTIKQYKENLQGLKVAILGDILHSRVARSNIWGLKKMGADIHIAGPQTLLPRFIEQAGIHVHNRIEDALEDADVVNVLRIQLERQQKGLFPSAREYARIFGVNQARLALAKPDALVMHPGPMNRGLEIAPDVAYSEKSAIQEQVKNGLAIRMALLFLVLMGGKNIETTA; translated from the coding sequence GTGACTAAAAGTCGGCAGGTATCTCTTCGTAACAAAAACATTCTTGGGCTTGAAAACATGTCAGTAGCTGAAATGGAACTGGTTTTGGATACGGCTAAAGAAATGAAAAACATCATAGATCGGGATATTAAAAAAGTACCAACATTGCGTGGAAAGTCGATCATTAACCTGTTTTTTGAGCCAAGTACTAGAACGCGTACCTCTTTTGAGCTAGCAGGGAAATATTTAGGAGCAGATGTCGTGAATATCACGACCAGTGCTAGTAGTGTAGTAAAAGGCGAGAGCTTGCGTGATACCCTGATGACTGTTGAAGCTATGGGTGTAGATGTGATTGTGATGCGGCATGCAGCCGAAGGCGCTGCACAATATGCAGCAAATACAGTTAGTCCAATTATTATCAATGCAGGGGATGGCGCTCATGAGCATCCAACCCAAGGTTTGCTGGATATGTTTACAATTAAACAATATAAAGAGAACTTGCAGGGGCTTAAGGTGGCAATCTTAGGAGATATCCTTCATAGTCGTGTTGCCAGGTCAAATATTTGGGGACTTAAGAAAATGGGTGCCGACATACACATAGCGGGTCCGCAAACATTGTTGCCACGATTTATTGAACAAGCAGGCATTCATGTTCATAATCGGATCGAGGATGCACTGGAAGATGCTGATGTTGTGAATGTACTTAGAATTCAGCTTGAGCGTCAGCAGAAGGGGTTATTCCCTTCTGCGCGTGAATATGCTCGCATTTTTGGTGTTAACCAAGCTCGACTGGCGTTAGCAAAGCCGGATGCTTTGGTTATGCATCCAGGGCCAATGAATCGAGGTCTGGAAATAGCGCCTGATGTAGCTTATAGTGAGAAATCTGCGATACAAGAGCAAGTCAAGAATGGACTGGCAATTAGAATGGCACTGTTGTTTTTGGTGTTAATGGGAGGTAAGAACATTGAAACTACTGCTTAA
- the pyrC gene encoding dihydroorotase, with amino-acid sequence MKLLLKAGRIINPLDNYDEIGDILIENGKIAQIGKGLSSEGAEVYNADGLVITPGLIDMHVHLREPGLEAKEDIGSGTRAAAAGGFTTIACMPNTKPVVDNSIVVSGILQRAQTEGIVNVKVIGALSKGQEGKELAEVGDMLHAGAVAISDDGGHYVDSAQLLLNAFEYLARFDSPVISHAEDDSLAGDGFMHEGAVSAMLGMKGRPSVAEDIAVARDILLAEYAGAAVHIAHLSSKGAVELIRQAKQRGVKVTAEVTPHHLTLTDEAVTAFDTATKVNPPLRSADHVEALLAGLKDGTIDAIASDHAPHAFEEKDREYRYAPSGFTGLETAVGVILTNLYHTGKFSLNEIIERMSVAPARILKLNSGVLKTGATADITILDPDCEWIVDSKKFYTRGKHTPFEGMKLKGKAIATIVNGEFIMQNGEVHE; translated from the coding sequence TTGAAACTACTGCTTAAGGCTGGACGGATTATCAATCCTCTTGATAACTATGACGAAATAGGCGATATCTTGATTGAGAATGGAAAAATTGCACAAATTGGTAAAGGTCTCTCCTCAGAAGGTGCTGAGGTTTATAATGCTGATGGTTTAGTCATTACTCCAGGCTTGATTGATATGCATGTACACCTTCGCGAGCCGGGATTAGAGGCTAAAGAAGACATTGGGTCAGGAACCAGGGCAGCCGCCGCAGGCGGGTTTACGACAATTGCCTGCATGCCTAACACAAAACCGGTTGTCGATAATTCAATTGTGGTTTCTGGCATTTTGCAACGGGCTCAGACTGAGGGGATTGTGAATGTTAAGGTGATTGGCGCGCTTAGCAAAGGACAGGAAGGTAAGGAGCTTGCGGAAGTTGGTGATATGCTTCATGCAGGCGCTGTTGCGATATCCGATGATGGAGGACATTATGTAGATAGTGCACAGCTCCTTTTAAATGCATTTGAATACTTAGCGCGTTTTGATAGTCCGGTTATTTCTCATGCAGAGGATGATAGCTTAGCTGGTGATGGCTTCATGCATGAAGGAGCTGTTTCCGCCATGCTAGGCATGAAAGGACGCCCGTCCGTGGCTGAAGACATTGCGGTGGCCAGAGATATTCTTCTCGCCGAGTACGCGGGAGCTGCCGTGCATATTGCGCATCTTAGCAGCAAAGGCGCAGTTGAATTAATTCGTCAGGCTAAACAACGAGGGGTTAAAGTTACCGCTGAGGTTACTCCGCACCATTTAACATTAACTGACGAGGCAGTAACTGCTTTTGATACTGCTACAAAAGTAAATCCGCCATTACGATCGGCTGATCATGTTGAAGCTTTACTAGCGGGCTTGAAAGATGGTACGATTGACGCTATCGCTTCTGATCATGCACCTCATGCTTTTGAGGAAAAGGATCGCGAGTACCGGTATGCTCCAAGTGGCTTTACTGGTTTAGAAACAGCAGTTGGTGTAATATTGACAAATCTTTATCATACAGGAAAGTTTAGTTTAAATGAAATTATTGAAAGAATGTCTGTTGCGCCAGCGCGTATACTAAAGCTCAATAGCGGTGTACTAAAAACTGGAGCCACTGCCGATATTACTATATTGGATCCAGATTGTGAATGGATTGTTGACAGCAAAAAGTTCTATACCAGAGGAAAGCATACACCTTTTGAAGGGATGAAACTAAAAGGAAAAGCAATTGCTACAATAGTAAATGGAGAATTTATTATGCAAAATGGCGAGGTGCATGAATGA